The following proteins are co-located in the Sporolactobacillus pectinivorans genome:
- the yycF gene encoding response regulator YycF, protein MSNKILVVDDEQPIADILQFNLEKEGYDVVCAYDGQEALDKVEQENPDMILLDVMLPVKDGMEVCREVRRTHNMPIIMLTAKDSEIDKVLGLEMGADDYVTKPFSNRELIARVKANLRRHKQESNETEKGRENSIEIGDLVINLDAYVVTKRGQVIELTHREFELLHYLADHIGQVMTRENLLQTVWGYDYFGDVRTVDVTVRRLREKIEDNPSRPIWIITRRGVGYYLNAPDQEPSE, encoded by the coding sequence ATGAGCAACAAAATTCTTGTCGTAGATGATGAACAGCCAATTGCGGATATATTACAATTTAATCTTGAAAAGGAAGGTTATGACGTTGTTTGCGCCTATGATGGACAGGAGGCGCTGGACAAGGTCGAACAGGAGAATCCGGACATGATTCTACTGGATGTGATGCTGCCAGTCAAGGACGGCATGGAGGTGTGCCGCGAGGTTCGCAGGACACACAATATGCCGATCATTATGCTTACAGCCAAAGACTCGGAGATTGACAAAGTACTGGGGCTGGAAATGGGAGCGGATGACTATGTCACGAAACCGTTCAGTAACCGCGAGCTGATTGCAAGAGTTAAAGCCAATCTCAGGCGGCATAAGCAGGAATCAAATGAAACTGAAAAAGGAAGAGAGAATAGTATTGAAATCGGTGATCTGGTCATTAATCTGGATGCTTATGTAGTGACCAAAAGGGGCCAAGTGATTGAACTGACACATAGGGAGTTTGAACTGCTTCATTATCTGGCTGATCACATCGGCCAGGTGATGACAAGAGAAAATCTTCTGCAGACTGTCTGGGGATATGACTATTTTGGCGATGTTCGGACGGTAGATGTTACTGTGCGGCGATTGCGCGAGAAAATTGAAGACAATCCCAGCCGGCCGATCTGGATTATTACTCGCCGCGGTGTCGGTTATTATCTGAATGCACCCGATCAGGAGCCGTCAGAATGA
- the walK gene encoding cell wall metabolism sensor histidine kinase WalK, translated as MTKVGFFKSIQFKIVLVYTLLILLAMQLIGVYFTDSLKTMQLNSFEDALVNQSKLIAVNIGEVLRESKDTNIDDPSRLADQISSQFSEVDNTRQIEVIDENRVIVAADDKRAIGKSTTNDLIIQNLTSTTANKYRRTDSGSGERVDIVTVPIMVGNQRYGVLYVEKSFEGVYSQLLLINRILATATIFSLLITAVLGFFLARTITKPLVQMQRQVLAVSQGNFNRKVDMIEKDEIGQLAAAFNNMTIKLREATSTTESERRKLKSVLTYMTDGVIATDRKGNVILMNNRAEELLNVYRNDVIGNSILDLLKIRKNYKIMDLYSLADSMVLDFSSDQQIVLLRANFSVVKKENGLANGLIAVIHDVTEQEQVDMERREFVANVSHELRTPLTTMKSYLEALQDGAVDDPKLAAKFLDVTQKETERMIRLVKDLLQLSRLDSKSYKINLQHTNYINFCEQIIDRFEMTKKQNIEFSRKLPKGTFFVQIDRDKLTQVIDNILSNAMKYSPEGGLITFRITRKGHKIRTTISDEGVGIPKENLVKVFERFYRVDKARSRKLGGTGLGLAIAKEMIEAQGGDIWAESEWNHGTTIHFILPLDREGEEG; from the coding sequence ATGACTAAAGTCGGTTTTTTTAAATCGATTCAATTTAAGATTGTGCTTGTTTACACACTGTTGATTCTGCTGGCCATGCAGCTGATCGGCGTGTATTTTACGGATAGCCTCAAAACCATGCAGCTGAACAGCTTTGAAGACGCCCTTGTTAATCAGAGTAAGCTGATTGCTGTTAATATCGGCGAGGTTCTCAGAGAATCGAAAGATACGAATATCGACGATCCAAGCCGTCTGGCTGATCAGATCAGCAGCCAGTTTTCCGAAGTGGACAATACCAGGCAAATCGAAGTCATTGATGAAAATCGTGTGATTGTGGCGGCGGACGACAAACGGGCGATTGGGAAAAGCACAACAAACGATCTGATCATCCAGAATCTGACATCAACAACAGCCAACAAATACCGGCGGACAGACAGCGGCAGCGGGGAACGGGTTGATATTGTTACAGTACCGATTATGGTTGGTAATCAGCGATACGGCGTCCTCTATGTAGAGAAAAGCTTTGAAGGCGTTTATAGTCAGCTCCTGTTGATTAACCGAATACTTGCCACAGCAACAATTTTTTCTCTTCTTATTACTGCCGTTCTTGGTTTCTTTTTGGCGCGGACAATAACGAAGCCCCTTGTTCAGATGCAGCGTCAGGTGCTCGCGGTTTCCCAGGGCAATTTTAACCGGAAAGTCGATATGATTGAAAAGGATGAAATCGGACAGTTGGCTGCGGCCTTCAACAATATGACAATCAAATTGCGCGAAGCGACATCGACAACTGAGTCAGAACGCCGCAAACTGAAATCTGTTCTTACATATATGACGGATGGTGTGATTGCAACCGACCGCAAGGGTAATGTAATCCTGATGAATAACCGTGCGGAAGAGTTGCTGAATGTTTATCGTAACGACGTGATCGGCAATTCAATTCTCGATTTACTCAAGATCAGGAAAAATTATAAAATCATGGATTTGTACAGCCTCGCAGATTCAATGGTTCTTGACTTCAGCAGTGATCAGCAGATCGTTCTGCTGAGGGCTAACTTTTCTGTTGTGAAAAAAGAAAACGGGCTTGCCAATGGGCTCATTGCTGTGATTCACGATGTCACAGAGCAGGAACAGGTGGATATGGAGCGTCGCGAATTCGTGGCTAACGTTTCTCACGAATTGCGCACGCCGCTGACAACCATGAAAAGCTACCTTGAGGCGCTCCAAGACGGCGCAGTTGATGATCCGAAACTCGCGGCCAAGTTTCTTGATGTGACACAAAAAGAGACAGAGCGGATGATCCGGCTGGTCAAGGATTTGCTGCAGCTGTCCCGGCTTGATTCCAAATCCTATAAAATTAATCTGCAGCATACCAACTATATTAATTTCTGTGAGCAAATCATTGATCGTTTTGAAATGACGAAAAAACAGAATATCGAGTTTTCACGCAAATTACCAAAAGGGACTTTTTTTGTCCAGATTGATCGGGACAAGCTGACCCAGGTCATTGACAATATTCTTTCGAACGCGATGAAATATTCACCTGAAGGCGGGCTGATTACTTTCCGGATTACAAGAAAGGGTCATAAGATCCGGACGACAATTAGTGACGAAGGGGTTGGGATTCCCAAGGAAAACCTGGTAAAAGTGTTTGAACGCTTCTATAGAGTGGACAAGGCCCGCTCCCGGAAACTCGGTGGCACAGGCCTGGGGCTGGCCATTGCTAAAGAGATGATTGAAGCACAGGGCGGGGATATCTGGGCGGAGAGTGAATGGAATCACGGCACGACGATTCACTTCATCCTTCCGCTTGACCGGGAGGGTGAAGAAGGTTGA